From the genome of Papaver somniferum cultivar HN1 chromosome 2, ASM357369v1, whole genome shotgun sequence, one region includes:
- the LOC113351359 gene encoding palmitoyl-acyl carrier protein thioesterase, chloroplastic-like — translation MSVTITAALSACSPANHSLRTTLVTKISGGSDNVIPLGMKSETKPCFRGLRVTAKTQALEKIKDDCVYRGNFTIRSFEIGPNRMATIGTFLNHLQESAANHIRDIGLVGDGFNSTPEMSKRNLIWVVSKMQVIVDRYPSWGDVVEIDTWFGGAPIKNGFAMHWLLRDANTGETLAQANSVWIMMNKNTRKLSKIPEEVRDEITPHIKDYRIWDDIKLSKLHDNEADSVQTGVIAHWSDLDVNHHVNFAKYVGWILENSPIPILKSQELYDLSLEFKKECGVGDELKSLTRVVETDSHTECQHMLQFESGGEVMRGKTKWRPAKQTNVVNLWSLTK, via the exons ATGTCTGTTACCATTACTGCGGCCTTATCAGCATGCTCTCCTGCTAACCATTCACTAAGAACAACATTGGTGACAAAGATTAGTGGAGGATCAGACAATGTGATTCCTCTTGGCATGAAATCAGAAACGAAACCGTGTTTTAGGGGGTTGAGGGTTACAGCAAAGACCCAAGCACTTGAAAAGATCAAGGATGACTGCGTTTATCGGGGAAACTTCACAATCAGATCGTTTGAGATTGGCCCTAATCGGATGGCAACTATAGGAACATTCTTGAATCATTTACAG GAATCAGCAGCTAACCATATTAGGGATATTGGGCTGGTGGGTGATGGATTTAATTCGACGCCAGAGATGAGTAAAAGAAATCTAATATGGGTTGTTTCTAAGATGCAGGTTATCGTAGATCGGTATCCTTCTTG GGGTGATGTTGTTGAAATAGATACCTGGTTTGGTGGTGCGCCTATAAAGAATGGTTTCGCTATGCATTGGCTTCTTCGTGATGCCAATACTGGTGAAACTCTCGCTCAAGCTAACAG TGTGTGGATTATGATgaataaaaacacaagaaaattgTCTAAAATCCCAGAGGAAGTTAGAGATGAAATAACAcctcatataaaggattatcgtATCTGGGATGACATCAAACTGTCAAAGCTTCATGACAACGAAGCTGACTCTGTACAAACTGGTGTAATT GCACACTGGAGTGACTTAGATGTTAACCACCATGTGAATTTTGCCAAGTACGTTGGATGGATTCTCGAG aattctcctattcCGATCTTAAAAAGTCAAGAGCTTTATGACCTGTCTCTAGAGTTTAAAAAGGAATGTGGAGTAGGCGATGAGCTAAAGTCTTTAACAAGAGTTGTTGAAACTGATAGTCATACGGAATGTCAACACATGCTTCAATTTGAGAGCGGAGGGGAGGTTATGAGGGGAAAAACTAAATGGAGGCCAGCTAAACAAACCAATGTTGTAAACCTTTGGAGTCTGACTAAATAA
- the LOC113351357 gene encoding uncharacterized protein LOC113351357 has product MPMDEFLPEDEYEDGPINLVSPQESRMIEHVDSSNYWDVQRKELADQMQVMAPHRSWVQSEDDILVDVLTELALDGKWKSDTGFKSGYLKVIEQKLAEKLPNSGLSTTNIDSRIKNLKKHSMEINEMLSSGSGFEWDYVNNKLVCEKNLFDEWAKSHPSIKGVYGKVFPHLDALVEIFAEDRANGKGAASLAEELEEIDKEDEQERENETKQETEQETEREQSNQSGSVDEANNSNDKGRRRKRVRSSSLDVGSGESSGDSNGLNLMANSFSKFVSGTLSHFEAIRSTLAQESDTNKQLFEELQKIDGLTDDDVIDAASIILDSSTKTKMFFGIEEGKRAHYVKNRILK; this is encoded by the exons ATGCCTATGGATGAATTTTTACCGGAAGATGAATATGAAGATGGACCAATTAATTTGGTTTCTCCTCAAGAAAGTCGAATGATCGAACATGTCGATTCCTCGAATTATTGGGATGTTCAGAGAAAGGAGTTAGCTGATCAAAT GCAAGTAATGGCACCTCATCGGAGTTGGGTACAATCTGAAGATGACATATTGGTTGATGTTTTGACGGAACTTGCACTTGATGGCAAGTGGAAGAGTGATACAGGATTTAAATCTGGCTATTTGAAAGTGATTGAGCAAAAATTAGCTGAGAAACTACCCAATTCCGGGTTAAGTACTACCAACATTGATTCGAGAATAAAGAATTTGAAGAAGCATTCAATGGAAATCAATGAAATGCTAAGTTCTGGAAGTGGTTTTGAATGGGATTATGTCAACAATAAGCTTGTGTGTGAGAAGAATTTATTTGATGAATGGGCTAAG TCTCATCCAAGTATAAAGGGAGTGTATGGGAAAGTTTTTCCTCATTTGGACGCATTGGTTGAAATATTTGCTGAAGATAGAGCAAATGGTAAAGGAGCTGCTTCTTTAGCTGAAGAGTTGGAAGAGATAGATAAAGAAGATGAGCAAGAAAGGGAGAACGAAACAAAACAGGAAACTGAACAAGAAACAGAACGCGAACAAAGTAACCAATCTGGATCAGTGGACGAAGCCAATAATAGTAATGATAAAGGTAGGAGGAGGAAGAGGGTTAGATCATCTTCTTTGGATGTTGGATCTGGTGAATCAAGTGGTGATTCGAATGGTCTTAATCTGATGGCTAATTCTTTCAGCAAGTTTGTATCAGGCACTCTTTCACATTTTGAAGCAATTCGTAGTACATTGGCCCAAGAATCAGACACCAACAAACAGTTGTTTGAGGAGCTACAGAAGATTGATGGTCTTACTGATGATGATGTGATAGATGCTGCTTCGATTATACTTGATTCATCTACGAAGACCAAAATGTTTTTCGGGATAGAAGAAGGGAAGAGGGCTCACTATGTGAAGAATAGAATACTCAAGTAG
- the LOC113351358 gene encoding MLP-like protein 423: MAVSGVACTLELVVEISSSADMFWESLKTWSAIFPEVLPETYKSIEVIEEMNGEKNGSVTLWKINPSTLVEGAPVMMEEMKKIENLDELTKTITYSVIGGDLLKLYKSYEPQLIVTPSDHKVFDEEDEKVEKRGGTVKWSVKYEKVNEMVPEPYMIKEMIYKTILKMDEYILAKIKEVTSDN, translated from the exons ATGGCTGTTTCCGGTGTTGCTTGTACACTTGAGTTAGTAGTAGAAATTAGTAGCTCAGCAGACATGTTTTGGGAATCTCTTAAAACTTGGTCAGCTATTTTTCCGGAGGTTCTACCCGAGACTTATAAGAGTATTGAAGTAATTGAAGAAATGAATGGAGAAAAGAATGGATCTGTTACCCTCTGGAAAATAAATCCAA gtacattgGTTGAAGGGGCTCCCGTTATGATGGAAGAgatgaaaaaaatagaaaatctgGATGAACTAACCAAGACAATAACTTACAGTGTTATTGGTGGAGATTTATTAAAGCTTTACAAAAGTTATGAACCTCAGCTTATAGTTACTCCAAGTGATCATAAggtttttgatgaagaagacgagaAGGTCGAAAAAAGAGGAGGGACTGTGAAGTGGTCAGTGAAGTATGAGAAAGTAAATGAGATGGTTCCCGAACCTTACATGATTAAGGAAATGATCTATAAGACCATACTCAAAATGGATGAATACATCCTCGCTAAGATAAAAGAAGTGACAAGTGATAATTAA